The Phoenix dactylifera cultivar Barhee BC4 unplaced genomic scaffold, palm_55x_up_171113_PBpolish2nd_filt_p 000139F, whole genome shotgun sequence nucleotide sequence AAATTCCTTTCCTAAAGTTTATTATCCTGCTACTATAAGTAAATTCCTTTAGATAAATGACCGGTCAACCTGACATGTCTCCAATACATGTCCACTCTCCAAAGGTTCATATAGATTCCCATGTTTAAGATCTTAAATTACATATTTCTAAGTTCAGTTCTCTCTGTTTTTAAGGGACAGAAACAAGAAAAGTGCATTATAAAGTGGAAGCACTAATGAAGTCACGTAAATTACAACCACACCCCCCCTACAAAAAAAAAgcccttcccaagctcctcaAAGAGAAGCCAATTCTTGTAGCCTTCGATCCCAACCAACATCATCTATTTCATGAAGTAGCAAGCCTAAGGGCCCAAGCTAAAGGTATTCTCATTTGAGGCCAGGAAATGGATTGAGCACAAGGAGTACTAGGGCTCCTTTTAAGCCTTGATAACCTTGTCTATGACTTCCCCTCAAAATTCATCTTTGTCACCACTCATTTGCACATCTTCTGCACTCACCAACTCATGGCAGTTGATAATTAACTCCAACTCATCAAGTTATTCTATTGTTGCCTTCTCAAGATGAATAGTTCCAAATAGTAATTGATCATGTAAAATGAAATGCAATTTGAAGTGAGTTTGCCAGATTAGTCTTTTCCAAAATCTCTCATCTTGAATTCAAATGCTTGAAATGCTACTACGAGCCAATGCGCAGTTTATGCTCTGAATCAATGTAAAcaattatttttattcttttttaatgAACTTTTTATAATTACGATTAACCAAAATGGTATTCAAGACAAAATTCCATACTCTGCCCTCCTACATGGATTTCTCGGATCTGCCCTTGCAGGCCATAAAGTTAGAATAAATCCCACTTTTTggttaatttttgtttttcgtGGATTGAACTAACCAGAGTTTTAAGCTTGATATATACTctttaagagcttttaaattgtTGGGAAGCATCTTAAAATTCTGCAGATATAATCTAGTGTGAAGTATTCCACACATATAATGAGAATCAGTCAATTCCAGGGCTTGAATTCCTGGCTTGTGTGTACAACTAAAGACCATCCTAACCAATTGGCTTGCAACCACTTAAAACAGTCTAATAATTACTTCCACTCTCAGAGAATGTTCTATCATCTAAGTGATAATAAGCCAAATACAAAGCCATGCCTAGCTGCaggatagaaaaaaaaaggtccaTTTCCAAGCCACATCCCTCAGCCTTTTTGACCCAAAAATCCATTCCTCATTCCCCAAAACTACACGCTTAACCATGGCTCTGTTCATATCCCCTTTATGCAGTCACCAATGATGTTCACACTACCACGCCTTTTATTGGCCCCATCAACCTACTCTTTTTAGTAAGGTACATCGTACTGGCCTGAACCAGATGGTATGGGCATACCGTACCAGTTTGGTACTGGTACTCGGTATGTAGTACGagtggcgtaccgacactcaatatgccaaaaaaatttcataccataccataccgacgttgtgctagtgtggcactggtacgGAGTTTGGTATAAAACAGCGAACCTTGCCTTTCACGACACAAACAACCTGCAACTACCAAAACTTCATGCTAACCTCTTCTCTCCACACTCTTTATCCCACACCTCTTTGAACCATCTCCTGCTCTACCTCTTGTAATATGCCTCCTGTACCCTGCCACATTAACCCTACAACATTATCCACCAACTCTATGCCCATGACCTCCTCCCTGGTCCTTGATTACCCTCTCCCACTTATCCAAGTATCAAAGTTATGGGCTAATGCTGTCAAATTTGGTTTTAAAtcttgaatttaaaaaaaagaagaatagacCCAAGTTGATGCTTCTAATATGCATGTCAATAGGATGTCACTaactaatattatatatattatacacCTAAGTGCCTCTGACCATTGTTGTTTAGCCATGCAACTATACAACATTCTTCCCATTGCTCCAAGTATGCGACCCCAAGCCAATACTGAACTTGATCATGCTATGCGCAAACTCCAGAGTCACATTGTTGTTTATCCAAGCAACGATGCTGCATTCATCCCACTGCTATGCTTTGGGATTTTAATATCAACAACTCTCACAAAGGTAAGGTCACTATACTACCATCAAAAATCATAAGCCTAAAAATTTGCTTCCATAAACAGTATCTAGATTGATAATTTGACGCCTTACATCTTCTCTTTTCAGaaaagaagatgaggaaaaaaaaattttcttgtctTTTAATTCTATTAATGATTATTtcctttattatttttaatcagAGGAAACTACATAATAGTTTAGATGGTTAAAGATGAAGATGCAAAAACAACCATTTACCATCTATAGTATTAGGTTAATGCTGTTAAGATTTCACCTTCTCACACAAACTTTTAGATTTGAAACTCTCAAAACTGAAAAGAGGGAACATCATGTGAACGTGAACATGTAAAAGATGCTCCATAACCTCTCAACTTGAGAATGCATGAGCAATAATTGTTTATGTTTTTCATTCTAGGTATGAGACACAAGAAGACCCAAGGAAGAGAAGAATCTTGGTGAAGTTTAGTTTTAAGCACTCAAGGAAGAAATCACCATGATGAATTTGAGGAATGGTAGGAGCACTCGACAATATAGTCCCGAGTCAAAAAATCTCTCAATTCTGCAGACCTCTGGCAAAACCATTTTGTTGTTTGAACCATACCAACTACAATGCATAACAAAAACCAATAATAAACGAAATAAGTCATTCACGTGATTACATATGTGGCCACAATTAACGCTAAGATATTCAAACACAAACAACATCCTCAATTCAGATTAGCAATCCAAGGTTTAATTGTCGATTCCAAGAATCTTTAGGTTCCTAActttcccttctttcttttaaatCCGGGGATCTAACAAGAAGAGTGCAGCAAAAACCAACATATATAAAAGGATCGAGAAGAGAAATCAAATCAAATCTACCATATGGAATTACAAGCAAAAATCGACAGAaactcaataaaaaaaatcagtaaaagaaaagaaagactcACGCCTTTCAACAGCCGAATCTTTTTGTGGAGGCCGGAGATTTCCTCGTCCAAGTCCGCGTGCATCGGATCGATCCGCAACTGGATCTCGTCCGAGCTAGCCGCGGGCCTCGAGGTGAGGCCTTCCCTGCGATACCAACCCCACAAGAAGCGAATTTAGGGAATTATAGGTCATTCAGTGGAAGAAAAATCGCGGAATTCCCATAAGATcgaaaaagagagggagggagggagagacctGGATCGAAGAGCGCCGGAACCATAGAGTGAATTCGCCATGAGAAGCAGCGGAAGAACACCGATCGTCCTCGGAAAAAGAAATAGAACGGAAGAATAGAAGGCAAGAAGGATTTATTAGGGGGAAAGGAACGGGTTCGATTCGGTCTGATCATGCCCGGCGGCACGGACAGTCTGGAATTCGACTGTCCGGTTAATTTGAACCGGCTCCGCTGAAATCCATCTCGATTTGAGGCCGTAAATTAGGGTAAACAGCAGACAGCCTTGCTTACCAATCAACAGTTGACACCCTGGTTGTTCGATAGGGTGAAAAACGGATTATTTTGGGAGTGAAGCCATTTGGACGAAAGGTTTATGCCATACGCAGAGTCCATTGGATCTCATTGCACATTTGTACTTCAACTTAGGATTGCATGAACTTACTCAATTATTTGATTTCTAGGGTTTGAACTCCCTgatataataatatgaatggatTATCTATCCAAATCAAGTTCTAAACATTCGGCTAGGGTTTGCTAGGGGCTTGGACTTCGGGAGATAATAGTATGAATGAATTATCTATCCAAATTAAGTCCTATCGGGTTCGAGAGacttcctttgtcattagcccacCTAACCATGATGATTATGCTATAAGCcctaaatcattttaaaatgtGAAGCACATGGACTAGCTAAAAAATCTTAAGGTTACCTTGCCTTTTTAGTCACATAAATAAAATTGATTATCTATCTATATTAAATCCTGAACGTATTGGTGTTAGAGAGGCTTCTATTTTCATTAGCCACTAGCTGGGATGATTGCACTATAAGCCCTAACTCATTTTAGAATGTCAGGTGTATGAAGTAGTGACAAGGGATCAAAAAGTCGAAAGTATGTCATTGAACTAATACTTATGTAGGTGGGTAGAAAAGGCCTAAATAGGGAGCCTCTATGGTGACAATTTACCTTGAGATCGATTTCCTTCGACGTATAACTACCCATGCATGACCGTAAAACATTAGTCTTTTCTTAGCAACTCACGTAGGTTTATTTTTATGCATACCTATAAGAAATTTGAAAACTAGCAAACTGATTGACAACTagatcttgaaagattaaattaTAAGAGAATGAATAGAATATCCTCCATATTCTAAGATTAAATTATAATTtaatcttgaaagattaaattaTAAGAGAATGAATCAACAATATATATCAGCTTTAACAATCTCAAACTAACTATTTCAGTTGATATAAATAGAATATCCTCCATATTGGCCGGGACATTGGCTGGGATATTATtgactaaaaaaaaaagtaggtgCCTTTCCAACCAAACATGAAGGTAATGTGAAACATATCCATGGGACTGTGCTTTAAGGGCAACCAAACTCAGTTCTTTATTACTTCCATCTACAGCACCTTCAGTCATTTGTCTTTTGACTGTGACTGAAGTTCCAACGGACTCAGCAATCAGCAAGGAGAGCTTTGGTGCTCAAAAATTCAGCACTTCAATCTTTTAAAATCTCTCATCTAACCTCTTAACCCTGTcagtgtaatttttttttttttttttttatgtaacaTCTTACCTATTTACTTAACTCTACTATAATAAAGGGACTAACTTGAACAGTCAGACTTATAAATATTAGTAGCACAATGCAGAGTGAAAAGACATTTGTATGTCTGAATTATAGTACATGGAACAGTTTCCAGGTtagttttctcttccttttctatcAGCCCTTTTCTCTGAAATGAACTAAGAAACCTCGAATGCATTTGGTAGAAGTTTCAGGTCTGAAGGACAAGCAGCTTGATCGAACTCATTGCAACTCAACATGACATGATCTTTTGGTGGAGTTtacttctttctccttttttccCCCTCTCTAGTATTCTAACATGCAATTGGCTGTTATTTACTTCTGTTTAAAacttgctattgaaattttcagTCAATACATTTTTCATGAAATTATATAGGGAGCCGGTAAATATCTGATCCTTTAGTACTTGCAATAAACTTTTGCTAATTTCAAATTCTTTTTCCTTGCCATTCTTGTCTAAGCACACGTCTTGACACAGTATGCTCAAGGAAAAAGTTGCCAAATTTGTTGTTCAACTTCCGTCACTCCGATACAGACTGATCGTTGCATTACATTAATGAAACATGCAACCTAATTTTTAAAATTGTTGAAGAAAAATTAAGAAAGCTTTTGAAGATACAAGTTTTCCATTTAAAAAACGCCAGTATGTGGAAGGTTTCTGAAACAAGCAGTAAAAAGTTCAGAAGAAAGATAATGAAATAAATTGGTTTTAACTATCAAGGATTTCTTAATGATTCTTGAAAAACTAAAGACTAGGGTGTCATGAAAGTCAACTTTTGGACTAAAGTAGTTGTTTCTGTAACCTATTCAGTATAAGCATGGTTTGCTGACGTACAAACACCAACATGTTGCACATCTTTGCTTGCTGATATTAACGGAACATCTCTACTTTTTAATGACACAAGGTGACATGGCAAGGTTTTTCCTTTATGATAACAGTACATCCTTATTTTTTGATGTTAAGCTAGCATTGGTATTGTACCATTCTAATCATGCTTCTACCGAACCACTTCGATATTAATGATAATTCTTTCTATCTAGGGTGTTTTGAACACAAATTTTATGTCAGAAGAAGAGCAAAAGTTAAGAGATGAACTCAAGAATGACTTAGAAAGAGATTTGGAAGAAGCGATCAAATATGGTGCATGCCGACTTTGATTCAATCAGAAAGAAGGTAGATTTTTCTTAACCCGCTTGACTcgaatttctcaaaaaaaaaaatagaagaagatggaagaaTTGTGAAAGTAGGGTTTGAGTCCATTTTCCTTTCATTGATGCTTTACAACTCATAAATTGAGGTATATAACCCCTATTTATAATGTTAATGAGGTCATCTCTTTCACAATTTAGATTGAATTTCTCTTCTAGTTCGAATATGACTAGATCttccaaaataaatatgattaatataaataattaagaaaaaattaaaattttatagaagatatattTCGGTTTCTACATCAACTTTATCTGCTATCACTCTACCTAATTATTTATAGATTGGGAGATAATGCCTAGTCAAAgtcttttttgaaaaagaaagttTCGATTTAACCAGCCTGTTTCGGAGCCCAAATAATAGAATTTCAGCCCGATTCAACCTCCCAGAGAGTTGACCTAAAGttgaaaaaatctaaaaaagccatccgatttaaaaagaaaaaaaattatctcaatCGGACGTCGTAGACCAAGTTATGGCCTCTTAAAGTTGGGCATATGATTTGACTTCtcaatatggtggattttgccCCGGCACCCAGTTCATCTTTGCTCATAGTGGCAAAATGGTCTAGAGATCCTCCTAAATCAGACCTGCTCTTCGCTTGGATAGGTTGCATCAACACAAGAAAGATAGGAGCAGACCAAGTTCATCAATACACTACAGAAAAAAAGAGGCTTCTCAGACTGTGATCtgccaatgctagaaagaagtgCCGGTATTTTAGTCACTGCGCTAAAATTTGCCGATGCTTGTTAGTAACGTCGGTATATtacgatgcttaaaagcatcggaAGTAGAAATCCCAATGATCAACGACACTTATAAATGtcatcttacaaataagttAACTAAGACGACGCTTGTAAGTATCGTCAGAAGCTTAGAGACAGACGACACTTATAAGTGTCATCGGAAGCCTAAGCTAAGTAGGAAAGACCTAGAAAATGAAGGTGAATATAACCATAAAAATGGAGGGAGGATGCAAGattgaaatatttgaaaataAGCTAACATTCTGTCAATATTGTTAGAccccaaagttttttttttaactcacaaaaaaaaaagaaaaaaagaacagaaCCGGACATTGGTCGAGGATTCTTCATTCAGGGAAGATATAAGTCATTGCCATTGGCAAGAAGCGTGGCAATCTGCACGaaaggaatcacaacaagccattAAAAATTGGTATGGAAATAAACATATGAGGATAAGCTCTTGTAAGCTTATTGTGCTAACAAGGCTTCAGATTTCAGTGCAGCACGTTTGTGAGCTCATCCGTGAGAATCcctatattttaaataattatgaagAAAAGTCTTCCAAGGCGCTGGTTATTAGCTCTTATGCGTCCAAGTGCATCAATTTCTTGTAAGCCCAGTGTCTGAACCGAGTCTTCAGATATTTGTGAAGTTTAAACAAAATTTTTCCTGACATGTCGTCGAAGCTTAGAGTGTTTGTTCATGATTTTTTCTGAATTCCTTTAAGGAGTTCCAAAATCCGTAGGTTAAGAACCCTAAAGAACCTGAAGAAAGGAATTCATTTGTCCTGTTCACTTACCTCCAAAACTAATTGGTTACACCGTTCGCAAATTTGATATGGGAAGAACAGGGCTTCTTTTGAAGGTGCCAACTTTGACATGCACGGTTTTGTTATAAAGGTTGTACCAGTTTTTGAAAAATCAATTGTACGAGGTTATAAAAAGCTAACAACAAAATTTAGACAAGCCATTTTAAAAAGGATGACACAAGTCCTAAAGCTTGTTTGTACAGATGAATATAAGCTGCTTAAACCTTTCTTGTCTGGTAGACTAACAGCAGTAAGTATAGCCAACATCTTATACCAAAATTTTCTAACTTGCCTATTCAACATGAGTTTTGCCCCACTAATAATATATGGTTATTGGTGTTAGATACAAGTAATGCGTGTGAAAGAAAGCATAAACAATTGTGCACCAATCAGAGAGAGCATCGATGGCCATCGGCCATCCTTTGATGAATGTACTGTTGGTTTCTGTTTGTGCActcctcttcttgttttttcttgatgatgaaTAGGTAGCCGTGGGTGGCACAAGTTAAAATGTAATAACCACCACTTAACCAACCCACAAGGCTGGTCAAATTGATGATTAGCTGCTACTCAGTTAATCTTTTTGCTAAGTTGATGGAAACGATATTTTGTTGCAAAAACTATGGCTCATTTTTATGCTATATCGATAACAAGGCCCGTCTCAGCAACCGATATCCCGGATCATGTCAAATGATCCTCCAGCATTTCAAAATCAACAAGTAGTAAACATTTCCCTGATCCCTTTTTCAAGAGCATCCTAGATGATTTTCAAGCAGAAAAATCAAAGGAACAAGAAATCATAAACCCACGGCCCCTAGttaagttgttttttttttttccttttttcataCAACTTAATCAACCACATATATAAAAGCAGCGACCAATCAATCACAACAAATAATCAAGATCCTACAATGACCAAAATAAGAGCATGCCAACAAGAAATCAGAGAGCATATCATTCACATGCCCACGCAAATCAACACGAATTTGATATATGCCAACATGAAATTAGGTATTATAATAGCAAAAGAAATTCATGCATCGACATAGACTCATTGTAGTGATATGCCAATAAATGTGATATCTGGTATTATGTCTACTATTGCTACGCTAAAAATTGGCAGAAAAGAAAATAGTGTACAAAGAAATAATAAACAAGGGCAAAACAATGTTCCTAATAGAGAATTTAATTCCCTCACCACCACAATTTATGGAAAAACAGATCTCCGCGGCTTCCAGTTCAATGTGCCAAGGCTAAAGGGAAGATTTGCGTAGAAGCAGAAGAATTCTTGATAGATATTAGAATTAATGAGTAATATCcgaattttttaaagaaataagcACTTGTTTCAATAATAAATTTCTGCAAGGAGTTGGGGGTCTCTCACTGAATTAGacaatcaccttgtaaagatacaggaaaaaaaagaattgtCCTTTAAATACAATAATCTTATTAACAAGCACGCTAATCAAACATCAAAACTAATTTATTCCACAGCATATGGCATAATGAATATCTCTTAGCTATCAAACCATGGACACATAGGAAAATCATCTGGCCAAATCAATCACAAGATATGTTTCAACTGTCTAACATACTGAGATATATGATGCACAAAAACTCGATAGGAACTGCAAATCCGAATCCATCAGCACAACTAAGGCTGCAAGTTGGGAGCACCATGCATAGCTCCCTGTAGATTTTTAACAGCATTGTCGTAGTTCACAAAACCCATGAACCAGAACTCATGGTTGTCAACAGAGACAACCTGAATATATTTTTCTGCTGGATTTACTCTGCTTGCTGAAGGATTAACTGACCTTAGCTGATGCAGTGGAATTACTACCTGTTTGGATTCCAAGAAAAACCACCAGATGACAGAATGCCAGAAACAAATACAAAATTTGTAGTGTACTTCATTACAAAAGGTAAAAACTATAAACTATAAAAAGAATAAGCTAGATGAGCATAGACATAATTTGTATAAAAACGTCTGAGAAAGTCTATGGATATGGCTTTAGCGAACATGTACTGACAACACAAAATGTTCTGAGTATTAGCAattagaaggaagaagagaacacTAGAATTTTATTGCAGAGTTATTTAGCAAATGCTTGTATTGCAACTAGTTCGTGTGACCTAAACTTTTGAGATCTAACCCCAACAAATTCTCTTGAATCTCTTCACAGTTAACCATTAAATTGAAAAAGTTTGATCATGTTGAATACTGCATCCACATTAAATCAGGCCTTTGGAGGGGTGAACTACACGTTGCTCGATATGACAGTATCCTTGTTTATGCTAATTTAGTTTAGACTTTTGATTCATGTAAGCTCTAAGTAACCTGCCAGTGCTGTGAACATGAGTTAACAAGTGAGATCCAAGTGCAGAAAGAACATAAAATACCAGCATCATATTGCATATCATAATGAATTTTCATTAAGGGAAGTCTAGAAGTTGCACCAATAAAGAAAATGAACAGATTGTTGGTGACAGCAATGCTAATGCAAAGCTCATTCGTCTGCATGTGAAATTATTGTGATGGCAAATTAAGATATTTCTACGCATTGAATGCTAACAAAAACTTAAATGCATTGACCAGATAATGGTTAAAAAATCAAGTATCACAAGTACAAAATCCAAATAACCACGTCAACAGTTAAGCAAAAAGTATTTTAgcatttttgaaatatttttaattattatacaaaatataaataatttggATGCTGATAAGTCAAACATTACTCATTTCAGAATTTCTCAGTGTGACAACTTATGCTGCACAGGTTGGACATGCCCTTTTATTTATAGGAGTTAGATTTTAGATGTTCATAGTTTAAGTTGACACTCCTGCAAACACACATTGCACTACAATAGTAAAAAATGTTATTACTCCTTTAATTCCATAGTGTTAGTTTAAAAtgcaaaaaaggaagaaaaaaccaTGGCTAAAGAGAAACCTAACCAAAGAATAAGATGAGAAAAGAACCATCTTGCAAGTGTTTAAGAGCTGTAAGATTGAGCACATAAGATGACCAATCATCTTAAGTTCATCTATTACCAACATTCGACTAAGTTATATGAAGTTGGTTATTCTAAGGAACATGCTGGTCCATACTACCAACCAAAGAAAGAATATTTTGCAGTGCACATGCTGGTGAACGTACATAGACAAGTTGGGCAAAATACCTTGTAATAGCTCCATTCAGTTTGATCCCCAACTTTGTATGACAGAGGATTGTCACTACAAAATGCAAGTTTAGCAGTAGAGAGGTATAAAACTCCCATAACAGGCCCAGCAGAAGTAGATAGATAGCATGCATATGACCTTTTGAGTTTCTCTTCAGGAAGTGTCTCGAAAGTCTGTTGGAATATCTTGTCATAACCACCTTCTGCTATGACCTTAGTTGTCTGAGCAATCCTCCCCATCGCTGCTTCTGTGACACTAGGTCCTGTTTTCACTGGATCAAGAAAGATTGTAACCATTTTGCACAGCTAAAATTTTGACCTACTAAAgtttaaaaaaatacaaaatatgtTCCAACATGCTAAAACATAAGTGCCAAACAAGCATAAAAGAACATGGATAGTAAAAAAGCCGTATAACTGATTAATTCAGCAAAGAGTTGGAATGTAAAATGAACAAGCTCCCAGTTTATGCAATATCGAAAGTCATATTCAATATGTAAATCTGCTTCAAGATTATGTACATATGACGTGTATGGATGTAcgtatacatgcatatatgtatgtgtgcaaGAATAAGCTCCCAATTTATGCAATATTTGAAATTGTATTCGCTACGAATATCTGTTTCCATATTAAGCAAGAAGACTGACAGAATGTTGGTTTATATTTTATGTATGCATGTGTATATGCGTGTGTGTGCACGTGAGTCGTGTGTCTGTGGGTGacaaacataaaagaaaatgaataatgAAAAAGCCAAACTGATTTATTCAGCAAAGAATTGGAATATAAAATGAATAAGCTCCCAATTTATACAATATTGAAAGTTGTCTTCAATATGTAAAATCTATTTCCATGATTAAGCAAGAAAACTGAATActgatttatattttattatgaatgtatttatatatgtatgtatgtactctCAACTTATGCAACATTGAAAGTTATATTCAATATATAAATCTATTTCCATGATTGAGCAAGACGACTGAATATTGGTTTATGTTTTATGCATGTGCATGCGGGTGTCTACACCAGTTATCTAGCATTTTTGGAGTTCGCATGTACTAGGTTGGGGTTTTT carries:
- the LOC103711009 gene encoding GEM-like protein 1, encoding MDPTANPLNKKESEGEHSSDYAPYPKLNAEDVAPPPPPSVPAHHATTMPPESNPYVTPAPAASSSKNTMDTVRDVLGTWGKKVGEAAKKTEDLAGNVWQHLKTGPSVTEAAMGRIAQTTKVIAEGGYDKIFQQTFETLPEEKLKRSYACYLSTSAGPVMGVLYLSTAKLAFCSDNPLSYKVGDQTEWSYYKVVIPLHQLRSVNPSASRVNPAEKYIQVVSVDNHEFWFMGFVNYDNAVKNLQGAMHGAPNLQP